A genome region from Prionailurus bengalensis isolate Pbe53 chromosome B4, Fcat_Pben_1.1_paternal_pri, whole genome shotgun sequence includes the following:
- the AMIGO2 gene encoding amphoterin-induced protein 2, producing the protein MSVRLHTLPTLPGVVRPGCRELLCLLVITVTVSRGASGVCPTACICATDIVSCTNKNLSKVPGNLFRLMKRLDLSYNRIGLLDSEWIPVSFVKLNTLIIRHNNITSISTGSFSTTPNLKCLDLSSNRLKTVKSAVFQELKVLEVLLLYNNHISYLDPSAFGGLSQLQKLYLSGNFLTQFPMDLYVGRFKLAELMFLDVSYNQIPSLPMHHINLVPGKQLRGIYLHGNPFVCDCSLYSLLIFWYRRHFSSVMDFKNDYTCRLWSDSRHSHQVLLLQDSFMNCSDSIINGSFRALGFIHDAQVGERLIVPCDSKTGNANTDFIWVGPDNRLLEPDKDLENFHVFRNGSLVIESPRFEDAGVYSCIAMNRQRLLNETVDVTINVSNFTVNRSHAHEAFNTAFTTLAACVASIVLVLLYLYLTPCPCKCKSKRQKNVLNQSNAHSSILNPGPASDAPADERKAGAGKRVVFLEPLKDTAAGQNGKVRLFPSETVIAEGILKSARVKSDSDSVNSVFSDTPFVAST; encoded by the coding sequence ATGTCTGTACGTTTACACACACTGCCCACCCTGCCTGGAGTTGTCAGACCGGGTTGCAGGGAGCTGCTGTGTTTGTTGGTGATCACGGTGACTGTGAGCCGCGGCGCCTCCGGGGTGTGCCCCACCGCTTGCATCTGTGCCACTGACATCGTGAGCTGCACCAACAAAAACCTGTCCAAGGTGCCTGGCAACCTGTTCAGACTGATGAAGAGACTGGATCTGAGTTACAACAGGATCGGGCTTCTGGATTCCGAGTGGATTCCCGTATCCTTTGTTAAGCTGAACACTCTAATAATTCGTCATAACAACATCACCAGCATTTCCACGGGCAGTTTTTCCACAACTCCAAATTTGAAGTGTCTTGACTTATCATCCAATAGGCTGAAGACCGTGAAAAGTGCAGTGTTCCAGGAGTTGAAGGTTCTGGAGGTGCTCCTGCTGTACAACAATCACATCTCCTATCTCGACCCTTCTGCTTTTGGAGGGCTCTCCCAGTTGCAAAAACTCTACTTAAGTGGAAACTTTCTGACGCAGTTTCCCATGGATTTGTATGTTGGGAGGTTCAAGCTGGCAGAACTGATGTTTCTAGATGTTTCTTATAATCAAATCCCCTCCCTGCCAATGCACCATATTAATTTAGTGCCAGGAAAACAGCTGAGAGGCATCTATCTTCATGGCAACCCATTTGTCTGTGACTGTTCCCTTTATTCATTGCTCATCTTTTGGTATCGTAGGCACTTTAGCTCAGTGATGGATTTTAAGAATGACTATACCTGCCGCCTGTGGTCTGACTCTAGGCACTCCCACCAGGTGCTTCTGCTCCAGGATAGCTTTATGAATTGCTCGGACAGTATCATCAACGGCTCCTTCCGTGCACTTGGCTTTATTCATGACGCTCAAGTCGGGGAAAGGCTGATCGTCCCCTGTGACAGCAAGACTGGTAATGCAAATACTGATTTCATTTGGGTTGGTCCAGATAACAGACTGCTGGAGCCGGATAAAGATCTGGAAAACTTTCACGTGTTTCGCAATGGAAGTCTGGTTATAGAAAGTCCTCGTTTTGAGGACGCTGGAGTGTATTCCTGTATTGCGATGAACAGGCAACGCCTGTTAAATGAGACTGTGGATGTCACAATAAACGTGAGCAACTTCACCGTGAACAGATCCCATGCCCATGAGGCATTTAACACAGCTTTTACCACTCTCGCAGCCTGCGTGGCCAGTATCGTGTTGGTACTTTTGTATCTCTATCTGACGCCCTGTCCCTGCAAGTGTAAAAGCAAGAGACAAAAAAACGTTCTCAACCAAAGCAATGCCCATTCGTCTATCCTCAATCCTGGTCCTGCTAGTGATGCCCCCGCTGATGAACGGAAGGCAGGTGCCGGTAAAAGAGTGGTGTTTTTGGAACCCTTGAAGGATACTGCAGCAGGGCAGAATGGGAAAGTCAGGCTCTTTCCCAGTGAGACGGTTATAGCTGAGGGCATCCTAAAGTCCGCGAGGGTGAAATCCGACTCAGATTCAGTCAATTCTGTGTTTTCAGACACACCCTTTGTGGCATCCACTTAA